A region from the Benincasa hispida cultivar B227 chromosome 12, ASM972705v1, whole genome shotgun sequence genome encodes:
- the LOC120068025 gene encoding UDP-glucuronic acid decarboxylase 2-like → MNSELLRRNQPNPTPQTQNPVIDSPRTPAGSSCKSRSPIRYMLREQRLLFVFVGIAIATLFFSFGRFAFPLELRDDHRYQSALNPFIQLDSTIPMRRVLYETRREGSLGRVNFAGKVPPGLKKRNLRIVVTGGAGFVGSHLVDRLIERGDSVIVVDNFFTGRKDNLVHHFGNPRFELIRHDVVESLLLEVDQIYHLACPASPVHYKFNPVKTIKTNVVGTLNMLGLAKRVGARFLLTSTSEVYGDPLQHPQAETYWGNVNPIGVRSCYDEGKRTAETLTMDYHRGLGIEVRIARIFNTYGPRMCIDDGRVVSNFVAQALRKEPLTVYGDGKQTRSFQYVSDLVEGLMKLMEGEHVGPFNLGNPGEFTMLELAQVVQETIDPNAKIEFRPNTEDDPHKRKPDISKAKDLLGWEPTVSLRKGLPLMVSDFRQRIFGDPKDDGSSAATALLSTTTSSV, encoded by the exons aTGAATTCTGAGCTGCTTCGAAGAAATCAACCGAATCCGACTCCACAAACTCAAAATCCGGTGATTGATTCACCAAGAACTCCGGCAGGTTCTTCCTGCAAATCCAGGAGTCCGATCCGTTACATGCTTCGCGAGCAGCGTCTTCTCTTTGTTTTTGTTGGTATCGCCATTGCAACTCTGTTCTTCAGTTTCGGCCGTTTCGCTTTTCCGCTGGAGCTCCGTGATGATCATCGCTATCAATCGGCGTTGAATCCGTTCATTCAATTGGATTCGACGATCCCGATGCGGAGAGTTTTGTATGAAACTCGACGAGAAGGATCGCTAGGGCGGGTGAATTTCGCGGGTAAAGTCCCTCCGGGATTGAAGAAGAGGAACCTGAGGATTGTTGTTACTGGTGGCGCTGGATTCGTTGGAAGCCATCTTGTGGACCGTTTGATTGAGAGAGGCGATAGCGTGATCGTCGTTGATAATTTCTTTACTGGACGGAAGGATAATCTGGTTCATCATTTTGGAAACCCGAGATTTGAACTGATTCGACACGATGTCGTTGAGTCGCTTctattggaagttgatcagatCTACCACTTGGCTTGCCCTGCTTCTCCTGTTCATTATAAATTCAATCCGGTCAAGACAATC AAGACAAATGTCGTCGGCACATTGAACATGCTAGGGCTTGCGAAGAGAGTCGGCGCTCGCTTTTTGCTCACCAGCACCAGCGAAGTCTACGGCGATCCGCTCCAACACCCGCAGGCTGAAACCTACTGGGGAAACGTCAATCCCATCG GTGTACGAAGCTGCTACGATGAAGGAAAGCGCACGGCGGAGACTTTGACAATGGATTATCACAGAGGCCTTGGCATTGAG GTGAGGATTGCTCGGATCTTCAACACTTATGGACCACGGATGTGCATCGATGACGGTCGAGTTGTGAGCAATTTTGTAGCACAG GCATTGAGAAAGGAGCCGTTGACAGTTTATGGGGATGGCAAGCAAACCCGGAGTTTTCAATACGTTTCTGATCTG GTGGAGGGGTTAATGAAACTCATGGAAGGTGAGCACGTGGGCCCTTTTAATCTCGGCAACCCCGGCGAATTCACTATGCTCGAACTTGCCCAG GTAGTGCAAGAGACAATAGATCCAAATGCAAAGATAGAGTTCAGGCCGAACACAGAAGACGATCCACACAAAAGAAAGCCCGACATTTCTAAAGCTAAGGATCTTCTTGGCTGGGAGCCTACTGTGTCTCTTCGGAAGGGCCTTCCCCTTATGGTCTCTGACTTTCGTCAACGCATCTTCGGCGACCCCAAAGATGACGGTTCCTCCGCCGCCACGGCCCTTCTCTCCACCACCACCTCCTCGGTCTAg